The Planctellipticum variicoloris DNA window CGCGGGACGTTCGGCCGCGGGCGTGTCGATCAGCCGCAGCATGCGGGCGCCCCAGCCGATCAGCGGCCCCAAGTTCAAGTAACGCCCTTTGACTTTCTGCGTGGGGGGAGCAAGGTGTCCGAGTTCCGTCTGCTTCACCCGTGGCTGCGTCTGCCCGCAGTGTTTGACGAACGCGATCCACCGCGGATCGGCGAGCAGTTCGTGCTTGAGCACGATCGCCGTCTTGTGGGCGATGTCGTGCAGCACCTGCGTCGTCGGGTGCTGTTCGCGGAAACGCTGAGCGCCGCCGAGAAGATCCGAACCCTCGTCGCTGAGGATGGCGGCCGGCACGCCGACCAGCCCGGCCGCAGCCGCGAGCTGCCGCTGGACGATCTCGCCGCTGGATTTTTCGACCGGCTGCAGCGCCAGCAGCGTCAGATCCTGGTGCGTCAGCGGCGCCGTCAGCGCTTTCCACGCCGACAATCGCAGCCCCGCGATGACCAGACACTTCCGCGACCCCAGTTGCAGCGTGTGGTCGACGAGGAACACCCAGTCGGCGGCGAATTCCTTGGGCCGCCGCAACTCGTGCAGTCCCAGCCGCAGCAGCCACGCTTCCGCAGTATTGGCCGCAGGAGCCCCCCGGAACTGGGGCAGGCTGTCCCGCAGCAGTTCGACCACCGCCCGGCAGCCGCGAAAGCTGACCGCTCCGGCCAGACAGAACTGCAACGTCAGGCCGATGGCCGCTGCCGAATACGCATGATGGGCCGGTCGGACGGCGTCCGGGAGGGGGCCAGGGGCTGCGTCGGCGACCCGGTCAGCGCCCGGATTTTAAGGCGGCGATCTCACGTTCCAGGTCCGCCGCGCGGCGTTCGGCCGCGGCGGCCCGCGTGCGCCACATCGCGCGGCTCTTCTCGACGGCGCGGGTCTGGTTCTGCAGGAGCTTGCAGGTTCGCTTCCACTGGCCGGACTTCGCCTTCCACCGATTGCGACTCCGCTCGAAGAACCGCACCAACTTGCCCGCCGGCGACGAATACCGGGCGACGGCTGTTTCGCTGGTTTCGCAGGTCATGACGTTCCTCCTTGAACAAAAAGCCCAGTGGAACAAAAACGCGACGATTCGCCGAGGCCAATTGCCCCTGAAAACGACGGATTTCGCGCAGCCCAGGCTCCGCCTGGGAACCGCCAGCCTTCGAGGCTCTGCCTCGCTCGGAGCGACATGCCGCGAGCGAGCCCGAGGGCGCAGAGCGTTCAAGGGCGACATTCCCAAGCAGGAACCCGGGGACGAGATTGCAGTTACCTCCGCCACGCCCATTGGCGGATTCAGCGAGTGCCACCAGAACTGTCAGAGCCTTCGCCCTGCTCCCGCTTCTGACGTTTCTGAAGGGCCTCTTCCAGCCCTTCGATGCGTCGTTCGAGGAACTGCTGCTCCTCGCACTGACGCTGGTTTTCGCGTCTGAGCTGGTGGAGCTCGTTCTCCACTTTCGCCTCTCTCATCTGACGGGGCATGCCGCAATTCCCACCGCCGGCAACGAACGGAGCAAAACTTGCAACAAGCAGCAGAGAGATCCGGCGCGACCGCATGGAACAGACTCCGGCCCACGAGAGGGGTTCAGCGGAGCTGATGTTAGCGGTTTAGCGCAAACGGCTAAAGAGGTCCTCGGGCGCCCGCCCTTCGCCGACGCAGAGCATGCACCCTCACTACCGCGCCCCCCTTAACACCGCCCGCTGGTTCAGATGATCCAGAATCACCCCCGCCAGCGGGCGCCGCGTGTCGACCTGCACCCGCTCGATCTTGTTCCGCTGGCAGATCTCGTCGAGCTGCGCGACGTACCGGCCGAACGATTTCAGATACGCCGCCCGGATCTCCTGCGGGCTCGTCAGGTACTCTTCAACCGCCTCCAGCCCCTGAAACTTCACCATCCCGTCGAACTCGAAGGCGATTTCGTCGTGGTGCAGAATGTGGAACAGGACCACTTCGTGGCGCTGGTAGCGCAGCCGCTGAACCGCCTCTTCCAACCCCGGCAGATCGCCGAAGAAGTCGCTGCAGATCATCACGATCTCCCGCCGGCCCATCCGCCCCCCCAGATCCTGCAGCGATTCCGTCAGCCGGGTCTTTTCGACAGGTTTGATGTCGTCCAGGTGCTCGATCATCCGGATCACCTGGGCCGGCGTATTGCCCGGCGGCACCCAGCCCCGCACCCGGTCGTCGAACGTCCCCAGCGAGACCTTGTCGTTCTGCTGCACGATGGCATAGGCCAGCGTTGCCGCAAGCTGGGCGGCGTACTGCAGCTTCTGCTCGGCCGCCTCGCCGTAGCGCATCGAGGCGCTCACATCCAGCAGCAGGTGGCAGACGAAGTTCGTCTCCAGCTCGTACTGCTTGATAAACAGCCGGTCCCGTTTGTAATACAGCCGCCAGTCGACGTGCCGCGGATCGTCCCCCGCGACATATTCGCGATGCCCGGCGAATTCCACCGCAAACCCGCTCAAGGGGGACTTGTGCGCCCCCGCCAGGTTGCCGTAAACGAGGTCCCGCGGCTCGATCGGCCGATGGGCCATCTGCTCCAGCACCTGCGGATTGATGTAGCGGGAGAGGATCGACATGCAGGGGCAAAGCTCCAAACACCAATTAACCAATTAACCAATATCAAATTACAAAGATCAGCCTCTTGCAGTCGCCAGCCGATCGCTCCCAGGTTTCGCGGCCGGCTTGGTGTAGGCACGGTCGGCGGGAGTGTGTTCCATCAGCATGGCAATCAGTTTCTCGCCATTGACGCCGGCCGCCTGAGCGGCGTAGTTGGGGGCGATGCGGTGCCGGAGGGCCCCCGCCGCGACCGACTGCACGTCGCCGACCGAGGCGTGATAGCGTCCGTAGAGGACAGCCCTCGCCTTGGCCGCCGAAACGAGCGTCAACACGCCGCGCGGTCCCGCTCCCCAGCTCACCCACTTGTTGACGAAGTCGGGAGCTTCCTCGCTTCCCGGACGCGAAGCCCGCACGAGAGCCCAGGCGTAGCCCAGGACCTGGTCGCTGACCGGGACGCGCGTGACGAGCTGCTGGAATTCGAGGATTTCCGCCGCGCCGATCACCGGCAGGACCGTCCCCTGCTGGCCGGAGGTGACCCGCCGGGCGACTTCCCATTCCTCTTCGCCGGACGGATAGTCGAGGCGGATGTGGAGCAGGAAGCGGTCGAGCTGGGCTTCGGGGAGCGGGTACGTCCCTTCCTGTTCGAGCGGGTTCTGCGTCGCCAGCACGAAGAACGGATTGGGGAGTCTGTGGACGGTCCCCCCCGCGCTGATCTGCCGCTCCTGCATCGCCTCGAGCATCGAAGCCTGCGTCTTGGGAGGCGTCCGGTTGATTTCGTCGGCAAGGATCAGGTTCGCGAACAGCGGCCCCCGGAGGAACCGATATTCGCGGGCTCCGGTCTCGGGATTCTCCTGGATCACGTCGGCCCCGGTGACGTCGCTGGGCATCAGGTCGGGGGTGAACTGGATCCGCTTGAAACTCAGATCCATCGCCTCGGCCAGCGAGCTGACCAGCAGCGTCTTCGCCAGGCCCGGCACCCCTTCGAGCAGCGCATGCCCGCGGGCGAAGATGGCGATCAGCACCTGCTCGATGACGTCGTGCTGTCCGACGATCACCTTCGCCAGTTCATCGCGCAAACGGTTATAAGCCTGCTCGCAGCGCTGAACGGAGGCAACGTCGTCGGGGGGAATTTCGGTCATGACGATCTCTCAAGAACCTGAGGTTCAATATTTAAAAAGTAGGAGTGAACCACGAATTCCCACGAATCGGCACGAATGAATCGCAGAAACCACCGAAGCCATTGTGAAGGCAAGTCGACCTCTTTCTGAGACCGATTTCGTCGAATGGCTTCTCAAAATCGCACTGGTGACTGAAGACCACCTGTGCCACCCGATGAAATCCGGATTCGTGCTCATTCGTGTGCTTCGTGGTTCACTCTTCTCCAAACTCTGACTAATCCACGCTCTGAAAATACTTCCGCAATCGTTCTTCATAGGCCCGCGGAGCCCGCTGGTTCACTCCGCCGCGGAGGCTCTTCTGCAGTTCCGGCGGCAGCTTGGCGAACCAGGGTTCCTCGCGGAGGGCGCGACTCGTGGCGTCCGAGTCTCCCTGTCGCGCGCCGCTCCGGTCGTCTCGCAGGTCGGTCCCTTCCGGCATCTTCGCCAGCGGGCTGTCCGTCTGCGGTTGCGTCTGCGCCGGCGAGCCGGGCTGCGACTTGCTGAGGGCCGAGCTGTTCGTGCTGGCCGTCTGGTTCCCCTGTTGCGGCTGGCCCGGCTGACTCGGCGGAGGATTCTGCGTCGAGCTGGGATTGCCGGCATGCTCGGCGGCACCGGCCGCGGAAGCCATGGCCTGCTGCAGGGCTTCGAGCGCCTCCGGACCGAGAATCTGCTGGGCGGTGACTTCCGCCGACTTTGGAACCACGCCGGTCCCCATCGATGGCGAGCCCGGCTGCTGTCCTGCCTGAGGGCCTCCGGCGGACGCCTGGCTGGAGGGATCCGGCTGGCCGCCAGGCTGGCCCGGTTCTGAGGGGGACTGTCCAGGCTGACCCGGATCGGCCGCGCTGGCGGTTCCTTCGGCAGGCGACTGCGCCGTTCCCTCGCCTTGCCCCGGCATCGATTGCCCCTTTCCGGGCTGGTCACCGGGCGACTTACCCAAAGAGGGCAGTTTCGACGCCAGTTCCAGGGCTTCTCGAAGCGGCGGATTGAGAATCTCGTTCTGACCGGAGAGTTCGGCGGCGCCCTGTCCGGTGGCATTCAGGGCTTCGGCGAAGCGTTCCATCGCCTGGGCGACGGCGTCCTGGGGCGGCGGACTTTCTCCCTGCTGCGCCGCCTGAGCCAGCTCCGCCGCCGACTGCGCCAGCTTCTCGGCGGCGGACTGCTGAGCCTCGACTTGCTCGGCAATCGCCCGCGCCATCGCCTGGTCGCGCTGAGACTGCTGCTCGCCGGCGGCCAGATTCGCCACGGCCCGTTCGAGCTGGCGCTCGGCCTGGTCGGCTGCCGCCTGCATCCGCTCGGCCGAGGTCTCGGGGGCCGCCCCCGTCTTCGAGGCCTGGGCGGCCGCCTGCAACGCCTCACCCGCCCCCATGTCCAGCCGGCCGGCTTCACGCGACAGCTCGGCCGCCCCCTGCGCCTGGGCGTTCATCCGGGCGGCCTGCGCCTGCTGCAGTCCGGCGATCGCGTTCGAAAGCTGCTCCTCGGCGGCGGCCAGTTGTCGTCCGGCCTCCTGCTGAGCCGGCTTCGCTTCGGCGTTCTCGCCCGCGGCCAGTTGGGCGGCGGCCCCTTCCGCCGCCTCGGCA harbors:
- a CDS encoding DUF58 domain-containing protein; translated protein: MSILSRYINPQVLEQMAHRPIEPRDLVYGNLAGAHKSPLSGFAVEFAGHREYVAGDDPRHVDWRLYYKRDRLFIKQYELETNFVCHLLLDVSASMRYGEAAEQKLQYAAQLAATLAYAIVQQNDKVSLGTFDDRVRGWVPPGNTPAQVIRMIEHLDDIKPVEKTRLTESLQDLGGRMGRREIVMICSDFFGDLPGLEEAVQRLRYQRHEVVLFHILHHDEIAFEFDGMVKFQGLEAVEEYLTSPQEIRAAYLKSFGRYVAQLDEICQRNKIERVQVDTRRPLAGVILDHLNQRAVLRGAR
- a CDS encoding AAA family ATPase — translated: MTEIPPDDVASVQRCEQAYNRLRDELAKVIVGQHDVIEQVLIAIFARGHALLEGVPGLAKTLLVSSLAEAMDLSFKRIQFTPDLMPSDVTGADVIQENPETGAREYRFLRGPLFANLILADEINRTPPKTQASMLEAMQERQISAGGTVHRLPNPFFVLATQNPLEQEGTYPLPEAQLDRFLLHIRLDYPSGEEEWEVARRVTSGQQGTVLPVIGAAEILEFQQLVTRVPVSDQVLGYAWALVRASRPGSEEAPDFVNKWVSWGAGPRGVLTLVSAAKARAVLYGRYHASVGDVQSVAAGALRHRIAPNYAAQAAGVNGEKLIAMLMEHTPADRAYTKPAAKPGSDRLATARG